From Acomys russatus chromosome 25, mAcoRus1.1, whole genome shotgun sequence, a single genomic window includes:
- the Cops3 gene encoding COP9 signalosome complex subunit 3 isoform X3: MQMNTNQLTSVHADLCQLCLLAKCFKPALPYLDVDMMDICKENGAYDAKHFLCYYYYGGMIYTGLKNFERALYFYEQAITTPAMAVSHIMLEAYKKYILVSLILLGKVQQLPKYTSQIVGRFIKPLSNAYHELAQVYSTNNPSELRNLVNKHSETFTRDNNMGLVKQCLSSLYKKNIQRLTKTFLTLSLQDMASRVQLSGPQEAEKYVLHMIEDGEIFASINQKDGMVSFHDNPEKYNNPAMLHNIDQEMLKCIELDERLKAMDQEITVNPQFVQKSMGSQEDDSGNKPSSYS, encoded by the exons ATGCAGATGAACACAAACCAGCTGACCTCAGTACACGCTGATCTCTGCCAG CTTTGTTTACTAGCGAAGTGCTTTAAACCTGCCCTTCCGTATCTTGATGTGGATATGATGGACATCTGTAAAGAGAACGGAGCCTATGATGCAAAACACTTCCTGTGCTACTACTATTATGGAGGGATGATCTATACGGGGCTGAAGAACTTCGAAAGGGCACTCTACTTTTATGAGCAG GCTATAACTACTCCTGCCATGGCAGTCAGTCACATCATGCTGGAGGcatataaaaagtatattttagtgTCTTTGATATTACTCGGCAAAGTACAACAGCTGCCTAAATACACGTCTCAAATTGTGGGTAGATTTATTAAG CCTCTCAGCAATGCTTACCATGAATTAGCACAAGTTTATTCAACCAATAACCCATCGGAACTCCGGAACCTGGTGAACAAGCACAGTGAGACCTTCACTCGCGATAACAACATGGGCCTGGTGAAGCAGTGCCTTTCTTCTCTCTATAAGAAGAACATTCAGCGGCTAACAAAG ACCTTTTTAACACTATCATTACAAGATATGGCAAGTCGTGTGCAACTATCTggacctcaggaggcagaaaaataTGTTCTACACATG atagaAGATGGAGAAATTTTTGCAAGTATTAACCAAAAGGATGGTATGGTCAGTTTCCATGATAACCCTGAAAAATATAATAACCCAGCCATGCTTCATAACATTGATCAGGAG ATGCTAAAATGCATAGAGCTGGACGAGCGGCTGAAGGCCATGGACCAGGAGATCACAGTGAACCCCCAGTTTGTTCAAAAG AGTATGGGCTCACAAGAAGATGACTCAGGAAACAAGCCCTCCAGTTATTCTTGA